Proteins found in one Haloferax litoreum genomic segment:
- a CDS encoding GTP-dependent dephospho-CoA kinase family protein has protein sequence MLTLPTALRAAFKEPFGPIYTEAEALLADASSEEANAPLVAVGDVVTFYLRRAGRPPDVAVVDGKTKREAVGDEIRRAVETGRLVEVTNEPGTISRDLVAALVDALAAGEPTTLLVEGEEDLATLPAVLAAPLGSTVVYGQPDEGMVRLTVDEAAKTEMRDLLSQFDGDSDAVLAPIEA, from the coding sequence ATGCTCACCCTGCCGACGGCGCTTCGAGCGGCGTTCAAAGAGCCGTTCGGCCCCATCTACACGGAGGCCGAGGCACTCCTCGCAGATGCATCGAGCGAGGAGGCGAACGCGCCACTCGTCGCCGTCGGCGACGTCGTCACCTTCTACCTCCGCCGCGCCGGCCGGCCACCAGACGTGGCAGTCGTCGACGGAAAGACGAAACGAGAGGCCGTCGGCGACGAGATTCGTCGAGCAGTCGAAACGGGTCGTCTCGTCGAGGTCACGAACGAACCGGGCACCATCTCCCGTGACCTCGTCGCGGCGCTCGTCGACGCACTCGCTGCCGGCGAACCGACGACCCTCCTCGTCGAGGGCGAAGAGGACCTCGCGACCCTCCCTGCGGTCCTCGCCGCGCCCCTCGGTTCGACCGTCGTCTACGGCCAACCGGACGAGGGAATGGTCCGTCTCACCGTCGACGAGGCGGCCAAGACGGAGATGCGTGACCTGTTGTCGCAGTTCGACGGCGATTCCGACGCCGTTCTCGCCCCTATCGAGGCCTGA
- the spt4 gene encoding transcription elongation factor subunit Spt4: MAKKRLACRECHFVNEPDKQTCENCGSSSLTEDWAGYVVITHPEESEIATEMNVTEPGGYALKVR, translated from the coding sequence ATGGCGAAGAAACGCCTCGCCTGCCGCGAGTGCCACTTCGTCAACGAGCCCGACAAACAGACCTGTGAGAACTGCGGGTCGAGCAGCCTCACCGAAGACTGGGCAGGCTACGTCGTCATCACGCACCCCGAAGAGAGCGAAATCGCCACCGAGATGAACGTCACCGAACCCGGCGGCTACGCGCTCAAGGTCCGCTGA
- a CDS encoding DNA-directed RNA polymerase, whose protein sequence is MYKRVRLKDTVEVPPRHLGDVTPERVKRLLQDKLEGRMDEDVGSVVSVVNVHDVGEGTVLPNRPGVYYEAEFDAITYDPDMQEVVDGIVVEVVEFGAFVGIGPVDGLLHVSQISDEYLAYDGENQQLASTESNQTLAVDDEVRARIVTKSIDERNPRDSKIGLTAKQPGLGKHGWLEKKRQQSEASAEGN, encoded by the coding sequence ATGTACAAACGGGTACGACTCAAAGACACAGTCGAAGTCCCGCCACGCCACTTGGGCGATGTGACGCCCGAGCGGGTCAAGCGACTGTTGCAGGACAAACTGGAAGGACGGATGGACGAAGACGTGGGGAGCGTCGTGAGCGTCGTGAACGTCCACGACGTCGGCGAGGGCACCGTATTGCCCAACCGCCCCGGCGTCTACTACGAAGCCGAGTTCGACGCGATTACCTACGACCCAGACATGCAGGAAGTCGTCGACGGCATCGTCGTCGAAGTCGTCGAGTTCGGTGCCTTCGTCGGCATCGGTCCGGTCGACGGACTGCTCCACGTCTCACAGATTTCCGACGAATACCTCGCCTACGACGGCGAGAACCAGCAACTCGCGTCGACGGAGTCCAACCAGACGCTCGCCGTGGACGACGAGGTGCGCGCCCGCATCGTCACGAAGAGTATCGACGAGCGCAACCCGCGCGACTCGAAGATTGGCCTGACCGCGAAACAGCCGGGGCTCGGCAAGCACGGCTGGCTCGAAAAGAAGCGCCAGCAGAGCGAGGCCTCGGCGGAGGGTAACTGA
- a CDS encoding DUF188 domain-containing protein — MDTNALMMPVELDVRVFDELDRLLAADVDLVVPTAVLDELEKLSTGGGTEAVAASVGADLATRCRAVETDESYADDAVVELADSGDVDYVVTNDKPLRDRVLECGIPVIGIRGHATLAVTEP; from the coding sequence TGCCGGTCGAACTCGACGTTCGCGTGTTCGACGAACTCGACCGGTTACTCGCGGCCGACGTGGACCTCGTCGTCCCCACGGCCGTCCTCGACGAGCTGGAGAAGCTCTCGACGGGCGGCGGGACGGAGGCCGTCGCCGCGAGCGTGGGTGCGGACCTAGCGACCCGGTGCCGTGCGGTCGAAACGGACGAATCGTACGCCGACGACGCAGTCGTCGAACTCGCCGACTCCGGCGACGTCGACTACGTCGTCACGAACGACAAGCCCCTCCGTGACAGGGTGCTCGAATGCGGGATTCCCGTCATCGGCATCCGGGGGCACGCCACACTGGCGGTCACGGAACCATAA